The following proteins come from a genomic window of Thiothrix winogradskyi:
- a CDS encoding PilC/PilY family type IV pilus protein, translated as MKRLLGRLLPAIPLLFSAALMADDAEIYYSQGVSVNPNILFVLDTSLSMECKADSNGLYDKPDTTCVNKNTVPDSGGKTRMQVMQEAVSTVLASAPGNLNIGLMRYGGHSENQANGVSFPVKPIDLDKDGNGSAKSIIEASIPLGEDNLPNPTGAAQPVRTFLQDVANSWSAGGNTPIVDALYEASRYYRGETVDFGNLAPDQVRAAHPATYVNDTTLNCQTNETSCNNTAKQCDEALPLLDCKTQTHTVCKTEKIETTTTELTNQCCGWETVQQASVCKDCKKVKQAGMCQDCKTVQEASTCQECTISGYDESGKPINSCKPVDCMKDVQQCTEVACMKDVEQCTDVACNKDVQQCTGGFTCTTPKTDTKNVCVEEEVIEEEICKQQETVCGGAKRYISPIEHECQANYVVLMSDGRPEYAGSASTGGGINQYPLRKNAVQTLTGKGENCGNDAPHGYKSGTCGAELTHFQANSDQTSGIDGKQAIGTFTVAFGVEDKAGTDYLASLANMTDGASNGAFTANNLEDLTKSFNSILEKIDSVSSSFSSPTYSVDKNSMLAHGDNVYIPVFERSMLPLWSGNLKKFKVAKSPIDADGDGVVDIQKGQIYSTKNNKPAVDDKGQFTDAAWDEWSISATADGKTVPAGGAAALLNPASRNLYTDAGGMLGDLDGATNPNISKTLLGDAGMTDAVRDSLLAFARGYDKDGSTVRHHIGDIMNSKPVVLDYIDGKSYVMVGSNEGFLHVFDTDDGAEKWAFMPQTLLKNIRHFYDNNQPKTHFYGVDGALVPWMLDKNGDGKIDAGNGDKAYLFFGLRRGGNAYYALDITDVTAPTLAWTVNNATTGFAELGESWSKPALAKMRTQASVTDPVILRDVLVFGAGFDASLEEIDPTVRVADAMGRDVFIVDALSGVKLWSLRDDVSGASGLLTHSIPNDIRVLDMDRNGALDRLYFADTGGKVWRVDLDTDVRDADAGLYDYADATLTALADLGGTGTDKRKFFYEPDVALMQHQGQTVLTIALGSGYRSHPQDAGIEDRFYVLRDEFAYAPVAATFVTLTDADLSEADALASAGKNILTLNEKGWYYDLPNKAEKVLAPAVSFLNKVVFTTFAADGDTENPCDAPANSARAYVLDLFNGQAIADLDRDGVIDPVKEKSVVAGVNEILGGAQIVFLDPKGGNGVDECTAGDCQQTVDIRVGKMLLPVMDSTNAIGNGVAGSVDVSDILPRTFWRDQHVSN; from the coding sequence ATGAAACGTTTGCTTGGTCGTTTGTTGCCCGCGATTCCGCTGCTGTTTTCTGCTGCGTTGATGGCAGATGATGCGGAAATTTACTACTCGCAAGGCGTGAGTGTGAATCCCAATATCTTATTTGTGTTGGATACATCTCTCAGTATGGAGTGCAAAGCGGATAGCAACGGGCTGTACGACAAGCCAGACACGACATGCGTCAATAAAAATACCGTACCCGATAGCGGCGGCAAAACACGGATGCAGGTGATGCAGGAGGCAGTCAGCACGGTATTGGCATCCGCCCCCGGCAATCTGAATATCGGGCTGATGCGCTACGGCGGACACAGCGAAAATCAAGCGAATGGGGTGAGTTTCCCAGTTAAACCCATTGATTTGGATAAGGATGGTAATGGCAGTGCCAAATCCATTATCGAAGCCAGCATTCCGCTAGGAGAAGATAATTTGCCGAATCCTACCGGTGCTGCCCAGCCGGTACGGACGTTTCTGCAAGACGTTGCCAACAGTTGGAGTGCGGGCGGCAATACACCCATCGTGGATGCGTTATACGAAGCCAGCCGTTATTACCGTGGGGAAACGGTCGATTTTGGGAATTTAGCGCCAGATCAGGTACGTGCCGCGCATCCGGCTACGTATGTGAACGATACGACCTTAAACTGCCAGACCAATGAGACATCGTGTAATAACACTGCCAAGCAGTGTGATGAAGCGTTACCGTTGCTGGACTGTAAGACACAGACCCACACGGTTTGTAAAACAGAGAAGATCGAGACAACAACCACTGAGTTGACAAATCAATGTTGTGGCTGGGAGACGGTGCAACAAGCGAGTGTGTGTAAGGATTGTAAAAAAGTTAAACAAGCCGGTATGTGCCAGGATTGTAAAACAGTTCAGGAAGCGAGTACGTGCCAAGAGTGCACCATCAGTGGTTACGATGAATCCGGTAAGCCTATCAATAGTTGCAAGCCGGTCGACTGCATGAAAGATGTGCAGCAATGCACCGAGGTGGCTTGCATGAAAGACGTGGAGCAATGCACCGATGTGGCTTGTAACAAGGATGTGCAGCAATGCACGGGGGGATTTACTTGCACAACACCTAAGACCGACACCAAGAATGTTTGCGTCGAAGAAGAGGTGATTGAGGAAGAGATCTGTAAACAGCAGGAAACCGTCTGTGGTGGGGCAAAGCGCTATATTTCCCCGATTGAGCATGAATGCCAAGCCAACTATGTGGTGCTTATGTCAGATGGTCGCCCCGAATACGCAGGCAGTGCCAGCACGGGCGGTGGAATTAACCAATACCCCTTACGCAAAAATGCAGTGCAAACCCTGACTGGTAAGGGCGAGAATTGTGGCAACGATGCGCCACATGGTTATAAAAGCGGAACCTGTGGTGCTGAGTTAACCCATTTTCAGGCGAATAGCGATCAAACCAGCGGTATTGATGGCAAACAAGCGATTGGTACGTTCACCGTGGCGTTTGGCGTGGAAGATAAGGCGGGCACCGATTACCTTGCTAGCCTTGCCAATATGACGGATGGGGCATCCAATGGAGCATTCACGGCGAATAACCTTGAAGACTTGACCAAGAGCTTTAACAGCATTCTGGAAAAAATTGATTCGGTGTCGTCGTCGTTTAGCTCTCCAACGTACAGTGTGGATAAAAACAGTATGTTGGCGCACGGTGACAATGTGTACATTCCGGTGTTTGAGCGCAGTATGTTGCCGTTGTGGTCGGGTAATCTGAAGAAATTCAAGGTCGCTAAATCCCCGATTGATGCGGACGGCGACGGCGTGGTGGATATTCAGAAAGGGCAAATCTACAGCACGAAAAACAATAAGCCCGCTGTTGACGACAAAGGTCAATTCACCGATGCAGCATGGGATGAATGGTCAATCTCCGCTACTGCTGATGGTAAAACTGTACCCGCAGGCGGTGCCGCCGCCTTGCTGAACCCTGCCAGCCGTAATTTGTATACCGATGCAGGCGGCATGTTGGGCGATTTGGATGGCGCAACCAATCCCAATATCAGCAAAACGTTGCTGGGCGATGCAGGGATGACGGATGCCGTGCGTGACAGTTTGCTCGCATTTGCACGCGGTTATGACAAGGATGGCAGCACGGTGCGCCACCATATCGGCGACATTATGAACAGCAAACCCGTGGTACTGGATTATATTGACGGCAAAAGCTACGTGATGGTGGGCAGCAATGAAGGTTTCCTGCACGTGTTTGATACCGACGACGGTGCGGAAAAATGGGCATTCATGCCGCAAACCTTGTTAAAAAATATCCGGCATTTTTACGACAACAACCAACCCAAAACCCACTTTTACGGCGTGGATGGTGCGTTAGTGCCGTGGATGTTGGATAAGAATGGTGATGGCAAAATTGATGCGGGTAACGGTGACAAAGCGTATTTGTTCTTTGGGTTACGACGCGGTGGCAACGCTTATTACGCCTTGGATATTACCGACGTGACTGCGCCAACATTGGCATGGACAGTCAATAACGCCACTACGGGTTTTGCCGAATTAGGCGAAAGCTGGTCAAAACCGGCATTGGCTAAAATGCGTACTCAAGCCAGTGTGACTGACCCGGTGATCTTGCGGGATGTGCTGGTATTCGGTGCAGGCTTTGATGCATCACTGGAAGAAATCGACCCAACCGTGCGGGTGGCTGATGCGATGGGGCGTGATGTGTTTATCGTGGATGCCTTGTCGGGGGTAAAGCTGTGGTCGTTGCGTGATGACGTGAGCGGTGCAAGCGGCTTGCTCACACACAGCATTCCTAACGATATTCGGGTGTTGGATATGGATCGCAATGGTGCGCTCGACCGCCTGTATTTTGCGGATACCGGGGGCAAAGTGTGGCGTGTCGATCTGGATACGGATGTGCGTGATGCTGATGCCGGTTTATATGACTACGCGGATGCTACCTTGACGGCTTTGGCTGATTTGGGGGGCACGGGTACAGACAAGCGCAAGTTCTTTTACGAACCGGATGTGGCGTTGATGCAGCATCAGGGGCAAACGGTGCTGACCATTGCGCTTGGCAGCGGCTATCGCTCACACCCACAGGATGCGGGGATTGAGGATCGTTTTTACGTATTGCGGGATGAGTTTGCTTACGCACCTGTAGCTGCTACGTTTGTGACGCTGACCGACGCAGACTTGAGCGAAGCCGATGCTTTGGCGAGTGCTGGAAAGAATATTCTGACCTTGAATGAAAAAGGCTGGTATTACGACTTGCCGAACAAGGCGGAAAAGGTGCTAGCACCTGCTGTCTCGTTCCTCAATAAAGTGGTGTTTACCACGTTTGCAGCGGATGGCGATACCGAAAATCCGTGTGATGCACCAGCGAATAGTGCGCGTGCTTATGTGCTGGATTTGTTTAA
- a CDS encoding type IV pilin protein, with translation MTTIKKHQGFTLIELMITVAILGILAAIAYPSYTAQVQKSRRADAQVALQEIAQRQEAYFLRNRSYAKDLTQLGYAATSAEGQYGLSIAPTPGTCTGLAAAACTAYVASAAPATGKPQVHDKPCQELTLNNRGTKTAKDSSNAASTVCW, from the coding sequence ATGACAACAATAAAAAAGCACCAAGGTTTTACCCTGATAGAACTCATGATCACGGTGGCGATTCTGGGGATTTTGGCTGCGATTGCCTACCCCAGCTATACCGCGCAGGTGCAAAAAAGCCGTCGTGCCGATGCACAAGTGGCGCTACAGGAAATTGCGCAACGTCAGGAGGCTTATTTTCTACGCAATCGCAGTTACGCCAAAGATCTGACGCAACTAGGGTATGCCGCCACCAGTGCCGAGGGGCAGTATGGCTTAAGCATTGCCCCAACCCCCGGCACATGTACCGGGCTGGCAGCGGCTGCTTGTACAGCGTATGTAGCAAGTGCTGCACCCGCAACCGGTAAGCCGCAGGTTCATGATAAACCTTGTCAGGAATTAACGCTGAATAACCGTGGTACTAAAACAGCGAAAGACAGCAGTAATGCTGCCTCCACGGTCTGTTGGTAA
- a CDS encoding pilus assembly PilX family protein, with amino-acid sequence MQTSKNQQQGAVLVWGMVILLTLTVIGIAATRMATVDSRIAGNQMTYMLTFQGADSMLNKSRSLYEVMLTVQKGTAENGIHRVRKMDDMRAVEAAQADGTWNDGYTDNTSGVAVTAQSSMGDESGCPPLKGIAMTTEMTPDAGGIACRVFTTDAAASLSGTGAQSRHSEGVLKPVPKIN; translated from the coding sequence ATGCAAACCAGTAAAAATCAACAACAAGGTGCGGTGCTCGTGTGGGGCATGGTGATTCTCTTAACGTTAACGGTCATTGGCATTGCGGCAACCCGCATGGCAACGGTTGATAGCCGTATTGCGGGGAACCAGATGACTTACATGCTGACGTTCCAAGGCGCGGATTCGATGCTCAACAAGTCCCGCAGTTTGTATGAGGTGATGCTGACCGTTCAAAAGGGAACCGCCGAAAATGGCATACATCGGGTACGTAAAATGGATGATATGAGGGCGGTTGAGGCTGCGCAAGCGGATGGTACTTGGAATGATGGCTACACCGACAATACCAGTGGTGTGGCAGTTACCGCGCAGTCATCAATGGGTGATGAGTCCGGTTGCCCGCCCTTAAAAGGCATTGCGATGACGACCGAAATGACGCCGGATGCTGGCGGTATTGCCTGCCGTGTATTTACCACTGATGCCGCTGCATCCTTATCGGGTACGGGGGCGCAAAGCAGGCATTCCGAAGGTGTGTTAAAGCCCGTTCCCAAAATCAACTAA
- a CDS encoding PilW family protein — protein MKYSNKQRGLSLIELMIAMVVSLVLVAGVGTVYMSSKRNYHARDQLSLMDETARIALNALTKHLEHAGYATPTKLPIVEYMYPLGGTTPPKAACDGANSGVHPSLNLTTFAARAAQDNYKPDGVTATGDAVSVRFLGDPTLFTDCANGVLPEDCRVGEAPSMEAALIYNTFFVNESTGHPTLMCFGSRNTSATPIANGVENVQFLYGVDANADGNVEQYLNATGVSAASAWQRVISIKTGILVRSLEPVLPVAEAKSYDVLDVTLNRNDRFQRSVYTTVIHLRNVVEG, from the coding sequence ATGAAATACAGCAATAAACAGCGCGGGCTTTCCTTAATCGAATTGATGATCGCTATGGTGGTCAGCTTGGTGTTAGTCGCTGGTGTCGGCACCGTTTATATGAGCAGCAAGCGCAATTACCATGCCCGTGACCAACTCTCCCTGATGGATGAAACTGCGCGGATTGCTTTGAATGCGCTAACCAAGCATTTGGAACACGCGGGTTATGCCACCCCGACAAAATTGCCAATTGTTGAGTATATGTACCCTCTCGGCGGCACTACTCCACCTAAAGCTGCTTGTGACGGTGCTAATAGTGGGGTGCATCCAAGTTTGAATTTGACGACATTTGCCGCACGAGCAGCGCAGGATAATTATAAGCCGGATGGTGTGACCGCTACAGGCGATGCCGTCAGTGTACGTTTTTTGGGTGATCCTACCTTATTTACCGATTGCGCTAATGGCGTACTGCCTGAGGATTGTCGCGTGGGTGAAGCCCCTAGCATGGAAGCCGCACTCATCTACAACACGTTTTTTGTTAATGAAAGTACCGGACATCCGACTTTGATGTGTTTCGGTTCGCGCAATACCAGTGCGACACCCATTGCCAATGGCGTTGAAAATGTTCAATTTTTGTATGGTGTGGATGCGAATGCCGATGGCAATGTCGAGCAGTACCTGAATGCAACGGGGGTATCCGCAGCCTCCGCATGGCAGCGGGTGATAAGTATCAAAACAGGTATTTTGGTCAGGTCGTTAGAGCCGGTATTGCCAGTGGCAGAAGCTAAGTCTTATGACGTGTTGGATGTAACGCTGAATCGTAATGATCGCTTCCAACGGTCGGTGTATACCACGGTCATTCATTTGCGCAACGTCGTTGAAGGTTAA
- the pilV gene encoding type IV pilus modification protein PilV yields the protein MPIRLASRRQQSGLSLIEVLIATVVLSTGLLGLAGLQIAGMKTTHNSYQMQQATWIVHDLLEKMRANRAEVFRMSTASTPVPQSSYLLANLTNAATHCADLTKKPSKDCATALCSHEELATYDLHQTLCGYGSSTGVSNVLMGGQLQITCPTGDCSNGVTVNLQWDERNATRQADFAGTGADVADGIETFTINLNAVL from the coding sequence ATGCCGATACGTTTAGCTTCTCGACGCCAGCAGTCAGGTTTAAGCCTGATTGAGGTGTTAATTGCCACAGTGGTGCTGTCCACCGGTTTGTTAGGTCTTGCCGGTCTGCAAATTGCCGGGATGAAGACCACGCACAATTCTTATCAGATGCAACAAGCGACTTGGATTGTGCATGATTTGCTGGAAAAAATGCGGGCAAATCGTGCAGAAGTGTTTCGCATGAGCACTGCTTCAACACCAGTGCCGCAATCTAGTTATCTGTTAGCGAATCTGACCAATGCGGCGACTCATTGTGCCGATCTTACGAAAAAGCCATCAAAGGACTGTGCAACTGCTCTTTGTAGCCATGAAGAACTGGCAACTTACGACCTTCATCAAACCTTATGCGGGTATGGTTCAAGCACAGGGGTCAGCAATGTTTTGATGGGTGGGCAGTTGCAAATTACGTGTCCGACAGGCGATTGCAGTAATGGTGTGACCGTTAATCTGCAATGGGATGAGCGTAACGCTACGCGCCAGGCAGATTTCGCAGGGACGGGTGCGGATGTTGCAGACGGCATTGAAACCTTCACCATTAACCTCAATGCGGTTTTATAA
- a CDS encoding formylglycine-generating enzyme family protein, translated as MTETLTYESHTVFVDELTPQQITQLQQATAQAYHLPPQFHDTLKTGRSGPELAIIPAGRFEMGSEPSEHGHQRDEAPRHLTMVRKPFAIGIYPITGEEFRLFREDTEWFLRPELIWHEGRYPAINIRMEDVKLFLAWLSLQTGQKYRLPTEAEWEYAARAGTTTPFHHGEDVSCREVHFNPFFPYREQREKRRWYLPHCFPSPKASEVGLQAPNAWGLHDMHGNVWEFTQDHWTTSHLNANRDGSPSIAASPYWYVTKGGSWFDPAARARSAARKKRYMDEMDTNLGFRLVREL; from the coding sequence ATGACAGAAACCCTCACTTATGAATCACATACCGTATTTGTTGACGAGTTAACACCCCAACAAATTACGCAATTACAACAAGCTACCGCTCAGGCGTACCACTTACCCCCTCAGTTTCATGACACCCTGAAAACCGGTCGCAGTGGTCCTGAATTAGCAATCATCCCTGCCGGGCGTTTTGAAATGGGTTCAGAACCTAGCGAACACGGGCATCAGCGTGACGAAGCGCCGCGTCACCTTACTATGGTTCGTAAACCCTTCGCTATTGGCATTTACCCCATCACGGGTGAAGAATTCCGGCTATTTCGCGAGGATACCGAGTGGTTTTTACGCCCGGAACTCATCTGGCATGAAGGTCGCTACCCCGCCATCAATATTCGCATGGAAGATGTTAAACTGTTCTTGGCATGGTTAAGCCTGCAAACAGGTCAGAAATATCGCCTGCCAACCGAAGCTGAATGGGAATATGCGGCGCGTGCTGGCACGACTACCCCGTTTCATCATGGCGAAGATGTCAGTTGCCGTGAGGTACATTTCAACCCGTTTTTCCCTTATCGGGAACAGCGGGAGAAACGCCGGTGGTACCTGCCACATTGTTTCCCCAGCCCCAAAGCCAGCGAAGTAGGGTTACAAGCCCCAAATGCGTGGGGCTTACACGATATGCACGGCAATGTGTGGGAATTCACCCAAGATCACTGGACAACTTCCCATCTGAACGCTAACCGTGATGGTAGCCCGTCCATTGCCGCCAGCCCTTACTGGTATGTCACTAAGGGTGGCTCGTGGTTTGACCCCGCCGCCCGCGCCCGCAGCGCCGCCCGCAAAAAACGCTACATGGATGAAATGGATACCAACCTTGGCTTCCGCCTAGTCAGGGAGCTTTAG
- a CDS encoding dihydroorotase, with amino-acid sequence MSSLLIVNANIVNEGQIVEADVLVHDGRIAAIGKHLSAPGVAVLDAAGRHLLPGMIDDQVHFREPGMTHKADMATESRAAVAGGITSFMDMPNTIPNTLTSAILNDKKQLAAGRAAGNYAFYLGASNDNLEAIKALNPRDACGIKVFMGASTGNMLVDDPEVLEQIFTHAPTLISAHCEDTPTIMENEESFRSIYGDNIPFSLHPTIRSEAACYKSSSMAMELAKRCGTRLHILHISTAKEAEMFADIPLKDKRITAEACVHFLHFADEDYASKGALIKCNPAIKTAEDRAGIIQALLDGRLDVIGTDHAPHTWEEKHNPSYFKAPSGLPLVQHALPLVLEHYQDEIFTLEFIVEKTSHAVAEMFNIKERGYIREGYWADLVLVDLEKPFTSTHANSLSKCGWTPFDGYEFRSSIAATLVNGQLVWQDGKLLDVAPVGMALEFER; translated from the coding sequence ATGAGTTCACTGTTGATTGTCAATGCCAATATTGTCAATGAAGGGCAGATTGTCGAGGCGGATGTGTTAGTCCATGATGGACGTATTGCCGCGATCGGTAAGCACTTATCAGCACCGGGTGTTGCAGTGCTGGATGCCGCAGGGCGTCATTTGCTACCCGGTATGATTGATGATCAAGTGCATTTCCGTGAACCGGGAATGACGCACAAAGCGGATATGGCAACGGAAAGCCGTGCAGCCGTAGCCGGGGGCATCACCAGTTTTATGGATATGCCCAATACCATCCCAAATACACTGACGTCGGCGATTCTCAACGACAAGAAACAGTTGGCGGCAGGTCGGGCAGCGGGGAATTATGCCTTCTACCTTGGTGCTTCCAACGATAATCTGGAAGCGATTAAGGCATTAAACCCTAGGGATGCTTGTGGGATAAAAGTCTTCATGGGGGCGTCAACCGGCAATATGTTGGTTGATGACCCAGAGGTATTGGAGCAAATTTTTACACATGCGCCGACCCTGATTTCGGCACATTGTGAAGATACCCCGACCATTATGGAAAATGAGGAAAGTTTCCGCAGTATTTACGGTGACAATATTCCGTTTAGTTTGCACCCTACCATTCGCAGTGAGGCAGCTTGCTACAAATCGTCATCAATGGCGATGGAATTGGCAAAACGTTGTGGGACACGCTTGCATATTTTGCATATTTCCACGGCAAAAGAAGCCGAGATGTTTGCGGATATTCCCCTGAAAGATAAGCGCATTACCGCCGAAGCTTGCGTGCATTTCCTGCACTTTGCGGATGAGGATTACGCCAGCAAAGGCGCATTAATCAAGTGCAACCCCGCGATTAAAACAGCCGAAGATCGGGCGGGCATTATTCAGGCATTGCTGGATGGCAGACTGGATGTTATCGGCACGGATCATGCGCCGCATACGTGGGAGGAGAAACACAACCCCAGCTATTTCAAAGCGCCCTCCGGGTTGCCATTGGTGCAGCACGCGCTGCCGCTGGTGTTGGAACATTATCAGGATGAGATTTTCACGCTGGAGTTTATTGTCGAAAAGACCAGCCACGCAGTGGCGGAAATGTTCAATATTAAAGAGCGGGGTTATATCCGTGAGGGTTATTGGGCAGATTTGGTGTTAGTCGATTTGGAAAAACCCTTCACATCGACGCACGCTAACAGTTTGTCGAAGTGCGGGTGGACACCGTTTGATGGCTATGAATTCCGTTCCAGCATTGCCGCCACCTTGGTTAACGGTCAGTTGGTGTGGCAAGACGGCAAATTGCTGGACGTTGCACCTGTTGGCATGGCACTGGAATTTGAGCGCTAA
- the folA gene encoding type 3 dihydrofolate reductase, whose product MPWHLPADLAWFKQNTLGKPIIMGRKTWDSIGRALPGRRNIVISRDATFQPSGAERASSPELAMAAVADVPEIMVVGGAQIYQHFLADADRLYLTLIDADFTGDTFFPDYNQYQWRTLEQTYHPADAKNPYPYSFLILERES is encoded by the coding sequence ATGCCTTGGCATTTACCCGCTGATTTAGCGTGGTTTAAGCAAAATACCCTCGGCAAACCCATTATCATGGGGCGTAAAACTTGGGATTCGATAGGGAGGGCGCTACCGGGGCGGCGCAATATCGTGATTTCACGCGATGCTACGTTCCAACCCAGCGGTGCTGAACGTGCCAGTTCACCGGAGCTGGCAATGGCAGCCGTTGCTGATGTGCCGGAAATCATGGTGGTAGGTGGTGCACAAATTTATCAGCACTTTCTTGCAGATGCCGATCGTCTGTATTTAACCCTGATTGATGCTGATTTTACAGGCGATACGTTTTTTCCCGACTATAATCAGTATCAATGGCGTACCTTGGAGCAGACTTATCATCCTGCTGACGCTAAAAACCCCTATCCTTATTCTTTCCTTATTCTTGAACGGGAATCCTGA
- a CDS encoding ClpXP protease specificity-enhancing factor, whose product MSQPNPPEFIATPKRPYLLRAFYEWIVDNGMTPHIMVDARSPKVKVPRQFVKDGSIVLNISMTAANNLLMDNEKVTFNARFSGKAMAVWLPMWSIMTIYARETHDGLNFPLEEYAESMALTEAATSRPTLASVPAADATVSDSETSDEADATDDANGDDEPPPPSKPTTRPSFLRVVK is encoded by the coding sequence ATGAGTCAGCCGAATCCCCCTGAATTTATTGCCACGCCGAAACGCCCTTATTTATTACGGGCGTTTTATGAATGGATCGTGGATAACGGCATGACGCCACACATTATGGTCGATGCGCGTTCGCCTAAGGTGAAAGTGCCGCGTCAATTCGTCAAAGATGGCAGCATTGTGCTGAATATCAGCATGACCGCCGCTAATAATCTGCTGATGGATAATGAGAAAGTCACCTTTAATGCCCGTTTCAGTGGCAAGGCGATGGCAGTCTGGTTGCCAATGTGGTCAATCATGACGATTTATGCGCGTGAAACACACGATGGTTTGAATTTCCCGCTGGAAGAGTACGCCGAAAGCATGGCGCTTACCGAGGCGGCGACATCTCGCCCGACCTTGGCTAGCGTACCTGCGGCGGATGCAACGGTGAGTGACTCGGAGACCAGCGATGAAGCCGATGCAACCGATGACGCGAATGGTGATGATGAACCGCCGCCACCATCGAAGCCCACGACCCGCCCTTCATTCTTGCGGGTGGTAAAATAA
- a CDS encoding glutathione S-transferase N-terminal domain-containing protein, whose translation MASLSSRRSVMTLFSAPDCADSHRVRIVLAEKDITVDILNINPDNKPEDLSELNPYNTTPTLLDRDLVLYDARIIMEYLDERFPHPPLMPVDPVTRAHSRLALFRIEKDWFSLVHDIEHGDAETASQARKILRESVLSAAEVFSVKPYFLSDDFSLVDCTIAPILWRLPKYGIDVPEKQGKPILKYMERVFSRDAFQQSLSKVEKSIRP comes from the coding sequence ATGGCTTCGCTTTCCAGCCGAAGATCTGTGATGACATTATTTTCCGCCCCCGACTGCGCAGACAGTCACCGGGTGCGTATTGTTCTGGCGGAAAAAGACATTACCGTCGATATTCTCAACATCAACCCCGATAACAAACCCGAAGATCTCTCGGAGTTGAACCCTTACAACACCACGCCGACCTTACTTGACCGTGATCTGGTGTTGTATGACGCCCGTATTATTATGGAATACTTGGATGAGCGTTTCCCGCATCCGCCCCTGATGCCGGTTGACCCGGTGACACGGGCGCATTCGCGTTTGGCACTGTTCCGTATTGAAAAAGACTGGTTCTCACTGGTGCATGATATTGAGCATGGTGATGCTGAAACCGCTTCCCAAGCCCGTAAAATCTTGCGCGAAAGTGTGTTGTCAGCCGCAGAGGTGTTTTCGGTTAAGCCCTATTTCCTCAGTGACGATTTTTCCTTGGTGGATTGCACGATTGCACCGATCTTGTGGCGTTTACCGAAATACGGTATTGATGTCCCTGAGAAACAAGGCAAGCCTATTTTGAAGTACATGGAGCGCGTGTTCTCACGGGATGCGTTCCAGCAGTCATTAAGCAAGGTTGAAAAGTCGATCCGCCCATGA
- a CDS encoding cytochrome c1: protein MKKFIIGLMFALSTSLLATTAMAAGGSVELEDAKVDIHNQSSLQRGAKYYVNYCMGCHSLNFSRYNRVAADLGLTDEQVAKNLIFTRNADGEPENPGSLMKNAMSQKQSAEWFGAPPPDLSLVGRSRGPDWIYSYMKAFYVDPTRPLGANNTVFPNAGMPHVLWELQGWQEKQCTKEGEGAHAVEHCELKLTKAGSMTPVEYDQTVRDITNFLTYVGEPAKLYSATYGIFTLLFLVLFAVVAYFLKKEYWKDVH, encoded by the coding sequence ATGAAAAAATTTATTATCGGTTTGATGTTTGCACTGTCCACGTCTCTGTTGGCAACTACCGCGATGGCGGCAGGTGGTTCGGTTGAGCTGGAAGATGCGAAAGTTGATATTCATAACCAATCGAGCTTGCAACGTGGTGCGAAGTATTACGTTAACTACTGCATGGGTTGCCACTCCCTGAACTTCAGCCGCTACAACCGTGTGGCTGCTGACTTGGGTTTGACCGACGAGCAGGTGGCTAAAAACCTGATCTTTACCCGTAATGCAGACGGTGAACCGGAGAATCCGGGATCACTGATGAAAAACGCGATGTCCCAGAAGCAGTCCGCTGAATGGTTTGGCGCACCGCCACCGGATTTGTCTTTGGTGGGGCGTTCACGCGGACCAGACTGGATTTACAGTTACATGAAGGCGTTTTATGTCGACCCGACCCGTCCGCTGGGTGCGAATAACACCGTATTCCCTAATGCCGGTATGCCTCACGTCTTGTGGGAATTGCAAGGCTGGCAGGAAAAGCAGTGTACTAAGGAAGGCGAAGGTGCTCACGCAGTTGAACATTGCGAGTTAAAACTCACTAAAGCAGGGAGCATGACCCCGGTTGAATATGATCAAACGGTGCGTGATATTACGAACTTCCTGACTTATGTGGGCGAACCTGCCAAATTGTACAGTGCTACCTACGGCATCTTCACGTTGCTGTTCTTGGTATTGTTCGCCGTGGTTGCGTATTTCCTCAAGAAGGAATACTGGAAGGACGTGCATTAA